One segment of Drosophila ananassae strain 14024-0371.13 chromosome 3R, ASM1763931v2, whole genome shotgun sequence DNA contains the following:
- the LOC6497720 gene encoding suppressor of hairless protein — translation MKSYSQFNLNAAAPPAIAFENAAAAAAALHPNPNGSPLDHSHHQQQPQQRQDMPHFGLGSGPQPPAQQQLQVHHQQQQQQQQQQQQHQQMQMSLLPGPYRPHIEEKKLTRDAMEKYMRERNDMVIVILHAKVAQKSYGNEKRFFCPPPCIYLFGSGWRRRYEEMLQQGEGEQGAQLCAFIGIGSSDQDMQQLDLNGKQYCAAKTLFISDSDKRKHFMLSVKMFYGNGHDIGVFNSKRIKVISKPSKKKQSLKNADLCIASGTNVALFNRLRSQTVSTRYLHVENGHFHASSTQWGAFTIHLLDDNESESEEFQVRDGYIHYGATVKLVCSVTGMALPRLIIRKVDKQMALLEADDPVSQLHKCAFYMKDTDRMYLCLSQEKIIQFQATPCPKEPNKEMINDGACWTIISTDKAEYQFYEGMGPVASPVTPVPIVNSLNLNGGGDVAMLELSGDNFTPHLQVWFGDVEAETMYRCTETLLCVVPEISQFRGEWLWVRQPTQVPISLVRNDGIIYATGLTFTYTPEPGPRPHCNSQAEDVMRTRHNNNNNITSISNNNNSNNAGSPAGGNMQQQQQQQQHQALPSISEVQWNSHGSGLS, via the exons ATGAAGAGCTACAGCCAATTTAATTTGAACGCCGCCGCCCCGCCCGCCATCGCCTTCGAGAAcgcagccgcagccgcagcTGCACTCCACCCGAATCCGAACGGATCGCCGCTGGACCACagccaccaccagcagcagccacagcaACGCCAGGACATGCCGCACTTTGGACTGGGCAGCGGTCCCCAGCCGCCGGCGCAACAGCAGCTACAAGTGcatcaccagcagcagcagcagcaacagcaacaacaacagcagcaccagcaaaTGCAAATGTCCTTGCTGCCAGGACCCTACCGGCCGCACATCGAGGAGAAGAAGCTGACGAGAGATGCCATGGAGAAGTACATGAGAGAGCGGAACGACATGGTCATCGTTATCCTGCATGCCAAG GTGGCCCAGAAGTCGTACGGCAATGAGAAGCGCTTCTTCTGCCCGCCGCCGTGCATCTATCTGTTTGGCAGCGGGTGGCGGCGGCGCTACGAGGAGATGCTGCAGCAGGGCGAGGGCGAACAGGGAGCCCAGCTGTGCGCCTTCATCGGGATCGGGAGCAGCGACCAGGACATGCAGCAGCTAGATCTCAACGGCAAGCAGTACTGCGCCGCCAAGACACTCTTCATCTCGGACTCGGACAAGAGGAAGCACTTCATGCTCTCGGTTAAAATGTTCTACGGCAATGGCCACGACATCGGCGTGTTCAACTCCAAGCGCATCAAGGTGATATCGAAGCCGTCCAAGAAGAAGCAGTCCCTGAAGAACGCCGACCTGTGCATAGCCAGCGGCACCAACGTGGCCCTGTTCAACCGCCTGCGCTCCCAGACCGTCTCCACGCGGTACCTGCATGTGGAGAACGGACACTTCCACGCCTCGTCCACTCAGTGGGGTGCCTTTACGATACACCTGCTGGATGACAACGAGTCGGAATCCGAGGAGTTCCAAGTGCGCGACGGCTACATACACTACGGAGCCACCGTGAAGCTTGTTTGTTCAGTAACGGGCATGGCACTTCCGCGTCTGATCATCCGGAAGGTGGACAAGCAAATGGCCTTGCTGGAGGCCGATGACCCCGTCTCTCAGCTGCACAAGTGCGCCTTTTACATGAAGGACACGGATCGCATGTACCTCTGTTTGTCGCAGGAGAAGATCATCCAGTTTCAGGCCACTCCTTGCCCCAAGGAGCCCAACAAGGAGATGATCAACGACGGCGCCTGCTGGACAATCATCTCCACGGACAAAGCCGAGTACCAGTTCTACGAGGGCATGGGTCCTGTGGC ATCCCCAGTCACTCCAGTGCCAATTGTCAACTCCCTGAATCTCAATGGCGGCGGCGATGTGGCCATGCTGGAGCTCAGTGGCGACAACTTTACGCCCCATCTTCAAGTGTGGTTCGGGGACGTCGAGGCCGAGACCATGTATCGGTGCACGGAAACGCTCTTGTGCGTGGTGCCAGAAATCTCCCAGTTTCGCGGCGAGTGGCTCTGG GTACGACAGCCCACACAGGTGCCCATATCCTTGGTGCGAAACGACGGCATTATTTACGCCACCGGGCTGACCTTCACCTACACACCCGAGCCAGGTCCCAGGCCGCACTGTAACTCACAGGCCGAGGATGTGATGCGGACCCGgcacaataacaacaataacatcACTAGCatcagcaacaataacaacagcaacaatgcGGGGTCGCCGGCCGGTGGCAacatgcaacagcaacaacagcagcaacagcaccaggCGCTGCCCTCCATCTCAGAAGTGCAATGGAATAGTCACGGTAGCGGCTTGTCCTGA